The proteins below are encoded in one region of Legionella antarctica:
- a CDS encoding helix-turn-helix transcriptional regulator, whose product MPELSNLKYQTKILRLPVVKEYTGLSRSSIYLKMAQDNFPKSISLGSRSVGWIEEEITAWIEERIQSSRMNGGDK is encoded by the coding sequence ATGCCAGAGTTATCCAATCTCAAATATCAAACCAAAATACTCAGATTACCAGTTGTGAAAGAATATACGGGTCTATCACGATCATCGATTTACCTCAAAATGGCTCAAGATAATTTTCCAAAATCAATTTCTTTAGGCTCACGAAGTGTTGGATGGATTGAAGAGGAAATAACCGCTTGGATAGAGGAACGTATTCAATCAAGCCGAATGAATGGGGGTGATAAATGA
- a CDS encoding CHC2 zinc finger domain-containing protein, with protein MKIERNPQFVGATRAYKTNVDSNLKIIGRKFDRSLLPTPAAYYSKQFQNLKIKSEWVKVRCCFHDDSTPSLSINMVNGHFRCFACGTKGGDVLDFHRLRYKLGFTDAVNQLGAWGHG; from the coding sequence ATGAAGATAGAAAGAAACCCTCAATTCGTTGGCGCAACGAGGGCTTACAAAACAAACGTAGATAGCAATTTAAAAATTATTGGGCGTAAATTTGATCGTTCATTACTCCCAACACCTGCCGCCTATTATAGTAAACAATTTCAAAACTTGAAGATTAAATCTGAGTGGGTCAAGGTTCGATGCTGCTTTCATGATGATTCAACTCCAAGTCTAAGCATTAATATGGTTAATGGACATTTTCGGTGCTTTGCATGTGGTACAAAAGGAGGCGATGTACTCGATTTTCATAGGCTTCGCTACAAACTTGGCTTCACGGATGCTGTTAATCAATTAGGAGCGTGGGGCCATGGATAA
- a CDS encoding YfjI family protein encodes MDKETLKPIAKKLAGHYAKNELNEGYIPQALHVYDDDKGNVIYIRIRLKHPDGRKWIRPFHFCADKNVWIFGEPKLKTLKPLYHLSNLVKNSQGHVWIVEGEYKVDCLERLGFIATTSRGSSSIAAVDWEPLRGRNIIIWRDFDDSGLCYAQEVSSLLESLNCRIRYVDVAELGLAEKCDVVDWLKMNPEANQETLYGLPFIDELPIEMAQAHEWPEPLALTTTIEQQDYPLDVLPLIIREAVIEVQSYTKAPMALVAASALSSISLTCQTYIDIQRDGKLCGPTGLFMVTIADSGERKSTCDNFFTKAIYEYEQSKAVKAKSLIKKYDAQKEAWQAQCDGVKNEIRKKAAKGECTQDLESRLVSLGFTKPEPPKVPRLIYSDVTPEALKSNLAMVWPSAGIISSEGGIVFGAHSMNKDTVMRNLATYNQGWDGKGIPTDRRTSESFGAQEVRLTMAVQVQEITIKEFTSRLGSLARGIGYFARVLFSWPASTQGQRFFTAAPEWWPHLAIFQQRITQILNSPPPIKNDVLTPKLMSLAPLAKLAWIKFHDTIEGELHQGGDLYEFRDVASKLADNAARLAALLSFFEFGDSEEVSAESFDGASLIALWHLNESKRFFGELSLSPELASADRLEGWLIRYCKKNKVHAVPTSAVLQNGPSCVRKTSDMRLALCELQERYRARLNIDTTPNCIELNPALLNKNES; translated from the coding sequence ATGGATAAAGAAACATTAAAGCCAATAGCAAAAAAACTTGCTGGACACTATGCCAAAAATGAGCTTAATGAAGGGTATATACCACAGGCACTGCATGTGTACGATGACGATAAAGGGAATGTAATCTACATTAGGATTCGTTTAAAGCATCCTGACGGGAGAAAATGGATCAGGCCATTTCATTTTTGTGCAGACAAAAACGTATGGATTTTTGGTGAGCCTAAACTCAAAACACTAAAGCCTTTGTATCACTTAAGCAATTTGGTGAAAAATTCTCAAGGACATGTTTGGATTGTGGAAGGAGAGTATAAGGTAGACTGCCTTGAGCGCTTAGGGTTTATAGCCACGACATCAAGAGGAAGCAGCAGCATTGCCGCGGTAGATTGGGAACCACTTCGGGGTAGAAACATTATTATTTGGCGAGATTTCGATGACTCAGGCCTTTGTTATGCGCAGGAAGTATCTAGCCTTTTAGAATCGCTCAATTGTCGTATTAGGTATGTTGATGTAGCAGAGCTTGGATTGGCAGAAAAATGTGATGTAGTAGATTGGCTAAAAATGAATCCTGAGGCTAATCAAGAAACCTTATATGGACTACCTTTTATTGATGAGCTGCCAATTGAGATGGCGCAAGCACATGAATGGCCTGAACCATTGGCTCTAACGACAACAATAGAACAACAAGACTACCCATTGGATGTATTGCCATTAATCATTCGTGAAGCAGTGATAGAGGTTCAAAGTTACACAAAGGCTCCTATGGCTTTGGTTGCAGCATCAGCATTGAGTTCTATTTCATTGACGTGCCAAACATACATTGATATTCAACGTGATGGAAAATTATGCGGCCCAACAGGGTTGTTCATGGTCACTATCGCGGATTCAGGAGAAAGAAAGTCTACGTGTGACAATTTTTTTACTAAGGCTATTTACGAATACGAACAAAGCAAAGCAGTGAAAGCAAAGTCGTTGATTAAAAAATATGATGCACAAAAAGAGGCTTGGCAGGCGCAATGTGATGGAGTAAAGAATGAAATCCGAAAAAAAGCGGCCAAAGGAGAATGCACACAAGATCTAGAATCTAGATTGGTTTCTCTTGGATTTACAAAACCAGAACCACCGAAAGTGCCAAGACTTATTTATTCTGATGTAACACCAGAAGCATTGAAAAGCAATTTAGCGATGGTTTGGCCATCTGCGGGCATCATATCTAGTGAGGGAGGGATTGTTTTTGGTGCTCATAGCATGAATAAAGATACCGTGATGCGCAATTTGGCAACGTATAACCAAGGATGGGATGGAAAAGGCATTCCCACAGACAGACGCACGTCTGAATCATTTGGGGCACAAGAAGTTAGACTAACTATGGCTGTGCAAGTCCAAGAAATTACTATCAAAGAGTTTACTTCACGACTTGGCTCTTTAGCTCGTGGGATTGGGTATTTTGCACGGGTTCTCTTTTCATGGCCAGCATCAACACAAGGTCAGCGTTTTTTTACAGCAGCTCCTGAATGGTGGCCACATCTTGCCATATTTCAGCAGCGTATTACACAAATCCTAAATAGTCCGCCGCCTATAAAAAATGATGTGTTGACGCCTAAGCTCATGTCATTAGCACCTTTAGCAAAATTAGCATGGATTAAGTTTCATGACACCATCGAAGGTGAATTGCATCAGGGTGGGGATCTTTATGAATTTAGGGATGTTGCATCTAAATTAGCAGATAATGCAGCTCGATTGGCGGCATTGCTTAGCTTCTTTGAATTTGGTGATAGCGAAGAGGTTAGTGCCGAGTCATTTGATGGAGCAAGTTTGATTGCTCTATGGCATTTAAATGAATCCAAAAGATTTTTTGGCGAACTTTCACTTTCGCCGGAACTTGCCAGTGCAGACCGCTTAGAAGGCTGGTTAATCAGGTATTGCAAGAAAAATAAGGTGCACGCAGTACCCACATCAGCTGTTCTTCAAAATGGCCCATCCTGTGTCAGAAAGACCTCAGATATGAGATTAGCCTTGTGTGAATTGCAGGAAAGATATAGGGCGCGATTGAACATTGATACAACCCCAAACTGCATTGAATTAAACCCTGCGTTGCTTAACAAAAACGAGAGTTGA
- a CDS encoding DUF6088 family protein, whose product MTVKYKDSVEYKALQRIKKIRGNVVLRQDLTALGSYRQVSRVFKKLVDANKLIKIGSGIYAKASFNEMLNRPIIKGGFSEICTEVLDRKGIKWEYGTAIQEYNAGLTTQVPCRIVVKLKTRYRGKISYNKQRLRVEKEVNAR is encoded by the coding sequence ATGACCGTAAAATATAAAGACAGCGTAGAATACAAAGCACTTCAACGTATCAAGAAGATCCGTGGTAATGTGGTTCTGCGCCAGGATCTTACGGCTCTGGGTTCTTATCGTCAGGTTAGCCGTGTTTTTAAGAAGCTGGTTGATGCAAATAAGCTAATTAAAATTGGATCTGGTATTTACGCTAAAGCTTCTTTTAATGAAATGCTTAACAGACCTATTATTAAAGGAGGATTTAGTGAAATCTGTACAGAAGTTCTCGATAGAAAAGGAATCAAATGGGAGTATGGCACAGCCATTCAAGAATATAATGCTGGCTTGACCACACAAGTTCCTTGTCGCATAGTCGTAAAACTAAAGACTCGTTACAGAGGAAAAATATCTTACAACAAGCAAAGACTTCGTGTTGAGAAAGAGGTTAATGCTAGATAA
- a CDS encoding metallophosphoesterase family protein, whose amino-acid sequence MNIAWLTDIHLNFLKVEVREKFYQHVIETGADKVLITGDIAEAKDVCEILQEFSTYTNKPIYFVLGNHDYYFGSVNNVREKVRALCAQNKNLIWLGEPKTLALADGIVLVGHDGWADARYGDFDHSLVSLNDSRLIAELYQAFLLNKSALKREMQKLADTDASVLQGTLCDAIDTDIKKVIIATHIPPFPESSWHKDKPSDENWLPYFASKATGDVIMSFARKHADIQFLVLCGHTHTAVNIKLSENLIIKSGHAEYNQPEIQEVFSFKK is encoded by the coding sequence ATGAATATTGCTTGGCTAACTGATATCCATCTCAACTTCTTAAAGGTTGAAGTAAGAGAGAAATTTTACCAACATGTCATTGAAACTGGTGCTGATAAAGTTTTGATTACTGGAGATATAGCCGAGGCAAAAGATGTTTGTGAAATTCTTCAGGAGTTTAGTACATATACAAATAAACCTATTTATTTTGTATTAGGTAACCATGACTACTATTTTGGTAGCGTTAATAATGTTCGTGAAAAAGTTCGAGCTTTATGTGCTCAGAATAAAAATCTTATTTGGCTTGGGGAGCCTAAAACTTTAGCATTAGCTGATGGTATTGTATTAGTAGGGCATGATGGCTGGGCTGATGCGCGTTATGGGGATTTTGATCATAGCTTAGTGAGTCTAAATGATAGCCGTCTGATTGCTGAGTTATACCAAGCTTTTTTATTGAATAAGTCTGCCTTAAAAAGGGAAATGCAAAAATTGGCTGATACAGATGCCTCAGTTCTCCAAGGGACATTGTGTGATGCAATTGACACTGATATTAAAAAAGTAATTATTGCTACTCATATCCCACCATTTCCTGAAAGCAGTTGGCACAAGGATAAACCAAGCGATGAAAATTGGCTGCCTTATTTTGCTTCAAAAGCCACTGGTGATGTGATTATGAGTTTTGCCAGAAAACATGCTGATATTCAGTTTTTAGTTTTATGTGGCCATACTCATACCGCAGTAAATATAAAACTTTCTGAAAATCTAATAATTAAATCAGGACATGCTGAATATAATCAGCCTGAAATTCAGGAGGTTTTTTCTTTTAAAAAGTAA
- a CDS encoding DUF2971 domain-containing protein encodes MIEPQACYLNAPSGEQLLYKVMTLENLFRSIASNYLYFNRVDSYKDFNGADHHDGEQPPNERKANKQTYWESKPSHTLDQDYDNVRQRTYACCFSVQNTDYIWRNYGQGGKKGKVCLVFNFEKLRNTLNETIQKSQIIQTHGPTLSNFLSINYGLVKYLSWNEVESSTERPNLIEYIYMKDNKYKNEQEMRVSLSALIPRTYVLNNGISLNFPISTHLSFDFRTALGDGTIKEILCSRGILFSSENLS; translated from the coding sequence ATGATTGAACCTCAAGCTTGTTATTTGAATGCTCCCTCAGGCGAACAATTGCTATACAAGGTTATGACACTTGAGAATCTTTTTCGCTCAATAGCGAGTAACTACCTTTATTTTAACCGTGTTGATTCTTATAAAGACTTCAATGGTGCCGATCATCATGATGGTGAGCAACCACCTAATGAGCGTAAAGCGAACAAACAAACATACTGGGAGTCTAAACCAAGCCACACTTTAGACCAAGATTATGACAACGTTAGGCAAAGAACTTATGCATGTTGTTTTTCAGTCCAAAACACCGATTATATTTGGAGAAATTATGGTCAAGGAGGCAAGAAAGGCAAGGTTTGTCTAGTTTTCAATTTTGAAAAACTTAGAAACACTTTGAATGAAACTATCCAGAAATCGCAAATTATACAAACCCATGGGCCAACTTTGAGTAATTTTCTTAGCATTAACTATGGGTTAGTAAAGTATCTCTCTTGGAACGAAGTAGAGTCAAGCACAGAAAGGCCTAACTTGATTGAGTACATATATATGAAAGACAACAAGTACAAGAATGAACAGGAAATGAGAGTTTCTTTATCGGCTCTAATCCCTAGAACCTATGTCTTGAACAACGGAATATCACTTAACTTTCCAATATCTACCCACCTATCCTTTGACTTTAGGACAGCATTAGGTGATGGGACAATAAAAGAAATACTATGCAGCCGTGGCATATTATTTTCATCAGAAAACCTTAGCTAA
- a CDS encoding integrase arm-type DNA-binding domain-containing protein, with the protein MADEKGLYLLVNPNGSKLWKFKYRFSGVEKKLSFGAFSDVSLAAAREARDEARRQLTNTIDPGILKNSIKRSKKIADENSFEAVAREWHAKFTPKWSKSHGERILIRLEQNIAD; encoded by the coding sequence ATGGCTGATGAGAAAGGTTTATATTTATTAGTGAATCCTAACGGCTCAAAGCTTTGGAAATTTAAGTATCGTTTTTCAGGCGTTGAGAAAAAACTCTCTTTTGGTGCGTTTTCTGATGTGAGCTTAGCTGCTGCCAGAGAGGCTCGGGATGAAGCACGCCGACAATTAACCAATACAATTGATCCTGGAATATTAAAAAACTCGATTAAGCGCTCAAAGAAAATAGCTGATGAAAATAGCTTTGAAGCGGTTGCGCGTGAATGGCATGCTAAATTTACGCCTAAATGGAGCAAAAGCCATGGTGAACGTATTTTAATTCGCCTCGAACAAAATATTGCTGACTAA
- a CDS encoding type II toxin-antitoxin system death-on-curing family toxin translates to MNQETKLPLFYFDIQHAIEVQAWIIENSGGLPGIKNLNELESPLSHIQNDDYYPEIMHKLSHLVFSINKHHAFNDGNKRSSIALGAYFLELNGYDYVVSRFVREMENIAVWVADNVISKDLLTKIIQSLIYEDDYSESIKLAIVASLNKNEES, encoded by the coding sequence ATGAATCAAGAAACTAAGCTGCCCTTATTCTATTTCGATATTCAACATGCGATTGAAGTACAGGCGTGGATTATTGAAAATTCGGGGGGATTACCTGGTATTAAAAATTTGAATGAATTGGAAAGCCCGTTATCACATATACAAAATGATGATTATTATCCTGAAATAATGCATAAATTATCACATTTGGTATTTTCCATTAATAAACATCATGCCTTCAATGATGGTAATAAACGCTCTAGCATTGCTCTTGGAGCCTATTTTCTAGAATTAAACGGTTATGATTATGTAGTTTCACGTTTTGTCAGAGAAATGGAAAATATTGCTGTTTGGGTAGCTGATAATGTTATTTCAAAAGATTTATTAACGAAAATAATCCAATCATTAATTTATGAAGATGATTACTCAGAGTCAATCAAACTTGCTATTGTTGCTAGTCTCAATAAAAATGAAGAGTCATAA
- a CDS encoding DNA-binding protein produces the protein MDKDLTKSPHERQNILNNRYAIAQAENHLSLGGIQYKDETFFTKQQILELFDISDATIERYLSTHAKELKANGYMLLRGKNLKDFKALAAGTLTNEGTKTSILGIFSFRAVLNLSMLLTESDNAKTIRSRVLDIVIDVMAERVGGHTKYINQRDQDYLPATYQEFSYRQEFTDALRNYLSMGTFKYAVYTNKVYQAIFHENANEYKKILKLAEKDNLRDTFYAEVLRAIASFESGLASEMKKFYEDHQRMLEPSELDSLIAQAALNPYLKPMIDDARTKMASRDLCFRDALHDKLQTYIQSVPEVDFERFLGETSKTLEERLNDPETLAVFKRLKDR, from the coding sequence ATGGATAAAGATTTAACAAAATCGCCACATGAACGCCAAAATATCTTAAATAATCGTTATGCTATTGCCCAAGCAGAAAACCATTTATCCCTTGGTGGTATCCAATATAAAGATGAAACATTTTTTACTAAACAACAAATCTTAGAATTATTTGATATAAGTGATGCAACGATTGAAAGATATCTTTCTACGCATGCAAAAGAACTTAAGGCAAATGGCTATATGCTTCTTCGCGGGAAAAATCTTAAAGATTTTAAAGCATTAGCTGCTGGTACCCTCACAAATGAGGGTACCAAAACATCTATACTTGGTATTTTTTCTTTTCGCGCCGTTCTTAATTTGAGTATGCTTTTAACCGAAAGTGATAATGCTAAAACTATACGATCCCGTGTTTTAGACATCGTTATTGACGTGATGGCGGAAAGAGTAGGAGGGCATACTAAATATATCAACCAACGAGATCAAGATTACCTTCCTGCTACTTATCAAGAATTTAGCTACCGACAAGAGTTCACCGATGCTTTGCGTAATTATTTATCAATGGGAACTTTCAAGTATGCTGTATATACAAATAAAGTATACCAGGCTATTTTTCATGAAAATGCCAATGAATATAAAAAAATTCTAAAGTTAGCGGAAAAAGATAATTTACGAGATACATTTTACGCTGAGGTATTACGTGCTATTGCCAGTTTTGAAAGTGGCCTTGCTTCTGAAATGAAAAAATTCTATGAAGATCATCAACGTATGCTTGAACCTTCAGAACTAGATAGTTTAATAGCACAAGCAGCCCTTAATCCTTATCTAAAACCAATGATTGATGATGCACGCACAAAAATGGCAAGCCGGGATTTATGTTTTCGCGATGCATTGCATGATAAATTACAAACTTATATTCAATCTGTTCCAGAAGTTGATTTTGAAAGATTTTTAGGCGAGACAAGTAAAACACTGGAAGAAAGATTGAACGATCCAGAAACTCTTGCTGTTTTCAAACGGTTGAAGGATCGCTAA
- a CDS encoding IS3 family transposase, whose protein sequence is MNFSLDEKRVMIDPLAELTIREQCLLLDLPVSSYYYSAKPISVEDEALMALLDEHYLQYPCEGKIKRARWLSKEVGYPVGKRRVKKLMEMMGLSTVYPKPNTSVPNKEHEVFPYLLKEVDITKPNQVWAADITYIRMKGKHVYLVAIMDWYSRYVIGWAISPTMEAEFCIEALRNALLHSRCEIFNTDQGSQFTSKDWINTLKSHHISISMDGRGRYLDNIFIERLWRSVKQEKIYRYDFDTIEEVELALTEYFEYYNNRRLHQSFNYLTPAEVYYGRKRP, encoded by the coding sequence ATGAACTTTAGTCTGGATGAAAAGCGCGTCATGATTGATCCTCTTGCCGAGCTCACCATTCGTGAACAATGCTTGCTATTAGACTTGCCTGTTTCAAGTTATTATTATAGTGCCAAGCCCATTTCTGTCGAAGATGAAGCGCTTATGGCGCTACTTGATGAGCACTATCTGCAGTATCCATGTGAAGGTAAAATTAAGCGGGCAAGATGGCTGTCAAAAGAAGTAGGCTATCCTGTTGGTAAACGTCGAGTAAAAAAGTTGATGGAAATGATGGGGTTATCGACTGTTTACCCAAAGCCAAATACAAGCGTTCCCAATAAGGAGCATGAGGTGTTCCCTTATTTATTAAAAGAGGTGGATATCACCAAACCAAATCAGGTTTGGGCCGCAGATATCACCTACATCCGCATGAAAGGAAAGCATGTGTATTTAGTAGCTATTATGGACTGGTATAGTCGTTATGTGATTGGATGGGCTATTTCACCTACTATGGAGGCTGAATTTTGTATTGAGGCGCTTAGAAACGCTTTGCTGCATTCGCGTTGTGAGATCTTTAACACGGATCAGGGTTCTCAATTTACCTCAAAAGATTGGATAAATACGCTAAAATCTCACCACATTTCTATCAGCATGGATGGGCGAGGACGTTATTTAGATAATATATTTATCGAGCGATTGTGGCGTAGTGTTAAGCAAGAAAAAATCTACCGGTATGATTTTGATACAATTGAAGAGGTTGAGCTGGCCTTAACGGAGTATTTTGAGTATTATAATAACCGAAGGCTTCACCAGTCCTTTAATTATTTAACGCCCGCAGAGGTGTATTATGGCCGGAAAAGACCATAA
- a CDS encoding transposase — MSKKRAYYTAAKKAKITLAAIEGKLTQAQITSEYGVHATQVKTWKQSAIKAINDLFSGANEKEAKSQEQLVEALYQEIGRLQAQLSWLKKKHEL, encoded by the coding sequence ATGTCTAAAAAGCGAGCTTATTATACGGCGGCCAAGAAGGCAAAAATAACGCTAGCTGCGATTGAGGGGAAACTCACACAAGCGCAAATTACCAGTGAATACGGTGTTCACGCAACGCAGGTAAAAACTTGGAAGCAATCGGCCATCAAAGCCATTAACGATTTATTCTCTGGGGCTAATGAAAAAGAAGCCAAGTCCCAAGAGCAGCTTGTTGAGGCATTATATCAAGAAATTGGTCGACTTCAAGCGCAGCTATCTTGGCTAAAAAAAAAGCATGAACTTTAG
- a CDS encoding arsenate reductase family protein has protein sequence MISMFAIPNCDTVKKARNFLEKNKIDYQFIDFKKSPPTTAQIKEWSEYAGELPINKKGMTYRKYKDHYENLTLSEKVDFIIANTSLIKRPVLVENGKAIALGFNEERYNELLEGMDSNS, from the coding sequence ATGATTTCAATGTTTGCAATCCCTAATTGTGATACGGTAAAAAAAGCTCGCAACTTTTTAGAGAAAAATAAAATTGATTACCAGTTTATCGACTTTAAAAAATCGCCACCAACAACAGCACAAATAAAAGAATGGAGTGAGTACGCGGGTGAACTTCCGATCAACAAAAAAGGAATGACCTACCGAAAATACAAAGACCATTACGAAAATTTGACTCTATCCGAAAAAGTTGATTTTATTATTGCAAACACGTCACTTATCAAAAGGCCTGTTTTAGTTGAAAATGGCAAAGCAATCGCCTTAGGTTTTAATGAAGAACGATACAACGAACTCCTGGAAGGCATGGATAGTAATTCTTAA
- a CDS encoding biliverdin-producing heme oxygenase, translating to MFYSKALLTATYKEGRPGPLTAEHKKAEHHRFKTQYLFKNTKIPKDLYVSRLIQHFLIIKGIETQLQTLSLKGKSEINPFFALSYLQHLWRTPGIQSDLHQLGVNTDKINDHQIAQTTKSYLKKIEELTPKTLLAHFLLHVAGFMHGGTIIRSKYIEPSNQLTDYQIATCQYDFSSAAPSLSAKRYSPLTVYHDMMKQVDTIALEDSEYEEILEQGKTVYETMSSIYDDLCNMHGLFPHYSLAVVSVSIASIVLILKLLADFSNPMNPTMSPGPM from the coding sequence ATGTTTTATAGCAAAGCCTTATTAACTGCCACGTACAAAGAGGGACGGCCAGGCCCACTTACTGCCGAACATAAAAAAGCGGAGCATCATCGATTTAAAACACAATATCTTTTTAAAAATACAAAAATTCCTAAAGACTTATATGTCTCTCGATTAATCCAACACTTTTTGATTATTAAAGGCATAGAAACACAATTGCAAACCTTGTCTCTTAAAGGGAAATCAGAAATTAATCCATTTTTTGCTTTATCTTATCTTCAACACTTGTGGCGTACTCCAGGAATCCAAAGTGATTTACACCAATTAGGTGTGAATACTGACAAAATTAATGATCACCAAATAGCCCAAACAACTAAAAGTTATCTTAAGAAAATAGAAGAATTGACTCCTAAAACTTTGCTCGCGCATTTTTTACTTCACGTTGCCGGTTTTATGCATGGCGGAACTATTATTCGCTCTAAATATATTGAGCCAAGCAATCAATTAACTGACTATCAAATAGCAACCTGTCAATATGATTTTTCCTCCGCAGCACCATCCTTATCTGCAAAACGATACTCACCACTCACTGTTTACCACGACATGATGAAGCAAGTGGATACAATAGCACTAGAGGATAGTGAATATGAAGAGATTCTTGAACAAGGAAAAACGGTCTATGAAACCATGAGCAGCATATATGATGATTTATGCAATATGCATGGTCTGTTTCCACATTACTCACTTGCTGTTGTAAGTGTCAGTATCGCTTCTATTGTATTAATTTTAAAGTTACTGGCTGATTTCTCAAATCCGATGAATCCTACTATGTCGCCCGGGCCTATGTAA
- the ung gene encoding uracil-DNA glycosylase — MPDSVTTWRDIIGDEKKQPYFQSILQFLTQEQQAGKVIYPEKNDLFNAFKETAYEQVKVVILGQDPYHGPGQAHGLSFSVNPGVKPPPSLKNIFQELKNDLNMPIPNHGCLKKWAAQGVLLLNTSLSVEQNKPQSHAKIGWTIFTDNVIRKLNHCSHSLVFLLWGAHAKNKSILIREKKHLVLTAAHPSPFSVHQGFYGCRHFSKANSFLKANGREPIDWSL; from the coding sequence ATGCCAGATTCTGTTACTACCTGGAGGGATATAATAGGCGATGAAAAGAAACAGCCTTACTTCCAATCTATTTTACAATTCCTCACTCAGGAACAACAAGCAGGTAAAGTCATTTACCCCGAAAAAAATGACCTGTTTAATGCTTTTAAAGAAACTGCTTATGAGCAAGTTAAAGTGGTGATTTTAGGGCAAGATCCCTACCATGGCCCAGGTCAGGCTCATGGCCTTTCTTTTTCAGTGAACCCGGGCGTTAAGCCGCCCCCTTCTTTAAAAAATATTTTCCAGGAATTAAAAAATGATTTAAATATGCCAATTCCCAATCACGGTTGTTTAAAAAAATGGGCTGCTCAAGGAGTTTTGCTGCTGAATACATCGTTGAGTGTCGAACAGAACAAGCCACAGTCTCATGCCAAAATAGGCTGGACCATTTTTACCGACAATGTCATTCGAAAATTAAATCATTGCTCGCACTCTTTAGTATTTTTATTGTGGGGGGCTCATGCAAAAAATAAAAGTATTTTGATTCGTGAGAAAAAACATCTGGTATTAACTGCAGCTCATCCCTCTCCATTTTCGGTTCATCAAGGCTTTTATGGTTGCCGCCATTTTTCAAAGGCAAACTCTTTTTTAAAAGCAAATGGTCGTGAACCCATCGATTGGAGTCTATGA